Proteins found in one Penaeus vannamei isolate JL-2024 chromosome 29, ASM4276789v1, whole genome shotgun sequence genomic segment:
- the S2P gene encoding membrane-bound transcription factor site-2 protease isoform X2 produces MDLMTFLSVILLIHSALYFTDQFLKSCLNIPYMYFLDNVGLTVRPLQLHWFTTAFNRAVTKWALWRPRFFKVWFTIGAMVVGLLLLPSIFLLISGLINYLRPGTDPSVQALQPIVPGVNLPIKELPYYFATLLVASIIHEAGHAIAAVKEDVHVNGFGFVLMFILPGAFVDVPTEEIRTLTPFRQLKILCAGVWHNIVLVLLAVALGLSVPYILQPLYIHGRGMTVLSLTQDSPARGPTGLSTGDVITALNKCPVRSMEDWRECLVTSIKSDQMGFCVPESVVHTYDETIHHAFEGADGSVQCCSGDSEAHLCFELLEDRDSDKGVAAMQPFSCLPARMAISLSTKTCINSVACPADSHCLAPSLRNASRLLQISRRGQKGELKDDVLYLGPPAYLFHTVTLTSYIPKFSFVPLTWPGTLETLCDYMIKFSGALAVLNMVPVLHLDGYWIFGAMIDLFLASRCDQVTRRIVHVIITIMGSVLLFLNIVLGIWSIL; encoded by the exons ATGGATCTCATGACCTTTTTGTCGGTTATTCTACTCATTCATTCGGCTCTTTACTTCACGGATCAGTTTCTGAAG TCATGTCTCAACATTCCATACATGTATTTCTTGGACAACGTGGGGCTCACAGTGCGTCCTCTACAGCTACACTGGTTCACCACAGCATTTAACAGAGCGGTGACCAAGTGGGCGCTGTGGAGGCCCAGGTTCTTCAAAGTATGGTTCAC tattGGAGCAATGGTAGTTGGCTTGCTTCTCTTGCCTTCCATTTTCCTGTTGATTAGTGGATTAATCAACTATTTACGCCCGGGCACCGATCCGTCGGTACAGGCGTTGCAACCAATT GTCCCTGGTGTAAACTTACCTATTAAAGAGTTACCTTATTATTTTGCAACTTTACTCGTTGCATCAATCATTCACGAAGCAGGACATGCCATTGCAGCTGTGAA GGAAGATGTCCATGTGAACGGCTTTGGGTTTGTCCTTATGTTCATCCTTCCAGGAGCATTTGTTGACGTGCCGACAGAGGAAATTCGCACTCTTACTCCTTTCAGACAGCTAAAG ATCCTGTGTGCTGGTGTGTGGCACAACATTGTCCTGGTTCTACTTGCTGTGGCACTGGGTCTCTCCGTCCCTTACATTCTACAACCCCTGTACATTCATGGTCGTGGAATGACTGTTTTGTCATTGACACAA gACTCCCCTGCCAGAGGTCCCACAGGACTATCCACAGGTGATGTGATCACTGCACTCAACAAGTGTCCTGTTAGAAGCATGGAGGACTGGAGGGAGTGTCTGGTGACAAGTATTAAGTCCGACCAAATGGGTTTCTGTGTCCCTGAGTCAGTGGTGCATACATATGATGAGACTATACACCATG CTTTCGAGGGTGCAGATGGATCAGTCCAGTGCTGCAGCGGGGACAGTGAAGCTCATCTGTGTTTTGAACTCCTTGAGGACCGGGACTCAGATAAGGGAGTGGCAGCCATGCAACCATTCTCCTGCTTGCCTGCACGAATGGCCATATCACtgag cacAAAAACATGCATCAACTCGGTGGCATGCCCAGCTGACAGCCACTGCTTAGCCCCATCATTGCGGAATGCCTCACGACTCCTGCAGATTAGCCGGCGAGGCCAGAAGGGGGAGCTGAAGGATGATGTGCTCTACCTAGGGCCACCAGCGTACCTCTTCCACACTGTGACGCTGACTAGCTACATCCCCAAGTTTTCTTTTGTCCCCCTGACATGGCCTGGTACCCTGGAGACGCTTTGTGATTACATGATCAAGTTTTCAGGTGCTCTGGCAGTCCTGAACATGGTCCCGGTCCTACACCTGGATGGCTATTGGATCTTTGGGGCTATGATTGATCTCTTTTTGGCCTCCAGATGTGACCAAGTGACCAGAAGAATTGTCCatgtcatcatcacaataatgggGAGTGTTTTACTATTCTTGAACATTGTGCTAGGCATTTGGAGTATCTTGTAG
- the S2P gene encoding membrane-bound transcription factor site-2 protease isoform X1 has product MDLMTFLSVILLIHSALYFTDQFLKSCLNIPYMYFLDNVGLTVRPLQLHWFTTAFNRAVTKWALWRPRFFKVWFTIGAMVVGLLLLPSIFLLISGLINYLRPGTDPSVQALQPIVPGVNLPIKELPYYFATLLVASIIHEAGHAIAAVKEDVHVNGFGFVLMFILPGAFVDVPTEEIRTLTPFRQLKILCAGVWHNIVLVLLAVALGLSVPYILQPLYIHGRGMTVLSLTQDSPARGPTGLSTGDVITALNKCPVRSMEDWRECLVTSIKSDQMGFCVPESVVHTYDETIHHELDSHPILSYLHKIFLKNRAFEGADGSVQCCSGDSEAHLCFELLEDRDSDKGVAAMQPFSCLPARMAISLSTKTCINSVACPADSHCLAPSLRNASRLLQISRRGQKGELKDDVLYLGPPAYLFHTVTLTSYIPKFSFVPLTWPGTLETLCDYMIKFSGALAVLNMVPVLHLDGYWIFGAMIDLFLASRCDQVTRRIVHVIITIMGSVLLFLNIVLGIWSIL; this is encoded by the exons ATGGATCTCATGACCTTTTTGTCGGTTATTCTACTCATTCATTCGGCTCTTTACTTCACGGATCAGTTTCTGAAG TCATGTCTCAACATTCCATACATGTATTTCTTGGACAACGTGGGGCTCACAGTGCGTCCTCTACAGCTACACTGGTTCACCACAGCATTTAACAGAGCGGTGACCAAGTGGGCGCTGTGGAGGCCCAGGTTCTTCAAAGTATGGTTCAC tattGGAGCAATGGTAGTTGGCTTGCTTCTCTTGCCTTCCATTTTCCTGTTGATTAGTGGATTAATCAACTATTTACGCCCGGGCACCGATCCGTCGGTACAGGCGTTGCAACCAATT GTCCCTGGTGTAAACTTACCTATTAAAGAGTTACCTTATTATTTTGCAACTTTACTCGTTGCATCAATCATTCACGAAGCAGGACATGCCATTGCAGCTGTGAA GGAAGATGTCCATGTGAACGGCTTTGGGTTTGTCCTTATGTTCATCCTTCCAGGAGCATTTGTTGACGTGCCGACAGAGGAAATTCGCACTCTTACTCCTTTCAGACAGCTAAAG ATCCTGTGTGCTGGTGTGTGGCACAACATTGTCCTGGTTCTACTTGCTGTGGCACTGGGTCTCTCCGTCCCTTACATTCTACAACCCCTGTACATTCATGGTCGTGGAATGACTGTTTTGTCATTGACACAA gACTCCCCTGCCAGAGGTCCCACAGGACTATCCACAGGTGATGTGATCACTGCACTCAACAAGTGTCCTGTTAGAAGCATGGAGGACTGGAGGGAGTGTCTGGTGACAAGTATTAAGTCCGACCAAATGGGTTTCTGTGTCCCTGAGTCAGTGGTGCATACATATGATGAGACTATACACCATG AGTTGGACTCTCACCCAATATTGAGCTATTTGCACAAAATATTCCTAAAGAATAGAG CTTTCGAGGGTGCAGATGGATCAGTCCAGTGCTGCAGCGGGGACAGTGAAGCTCATCTGTGTTTTGAACTCCTTGAGGACCGGGACTCAGATAAGGGAGTGGCAGCCATGCAACCATTCTCCTGCTTGCCTGCACGAATGGCCATATCACtgag cacAAAAACATGCATCAACTCGGTGGCATGCCCAGCTGACAGCCACTGCTTAGCCCCATCATTGCGGAATGCCTCACGACTCCTGCAGATTAGCCGGCGAGGCCAGAAGGGGGAGCTGAAGGATGATGTGCTCTACCTAGGGCCACCAGCGTACCTCTTCCACACTGTGACGCTGACTAGCTACATCCCCAAGTTTTCTTTTGTCCCCCTGACATGGCCTGGTACCCTGGAGACGCTTTGTGATTACATGATCAAGTTTTCAGGTGCTCTGGCAGTCCTGAACATGGTCCCGGTCCTACACCTGGATGGCTATTGGATCTTTGGGGCTATGATTGATCTCTTTTTGGCCTCCAGATGTGACCAAGTGACCAGAAGAATTGTCCatgtcatcatcacaataatgggGAGTGTTTTACTATTCTTGAACATTGTGCTAGGCATTTGGAGTATCTTGTAG